In Ischnura elegans chromosome 6, ioIscEleg1.1, whole genome shotgun sequence, one genomic interval encodes:
- the LOC124161407 gene encoding uncharacterized protein LOC124161407, with amino-acid sequence MDDKYEKITPEEIEREIQAANLYSWEDDDHSDYDDPPSSIKNDFRCSTPVTANREFPDGFWSPNGEVFAAVGNTEEISSTAETVIIDAATYDDDHDTEAEIQDSLILSFELSEPLSSDYCTCAICDTLPFQPSPRRVARIVVVTSVIKSAPAVFPSSLKPRVVANASSATEEVLFMF; translated from the exons ATGGACGACAAGTATGAGAAAATCACTCCTGAGGAAATTGAACGAGAG ATTCAAGCTGCCAACCTTTATAGCTGGGAAGATGACGATCACTCAGATTATGACGATCCACCATCCTCTATCAAGAACGACTTTCGATGCTCTACACCCGTTACAGCAAACAGAGAGTTTCCGGATGGCTTCTGGTCGCCGAATGGCGAGGTATTTGCGGCTGTAGGGAATACAGAGGAGATCAGCAGCACGGCGGAAACCGTAATCATCGACGCTGCAACGTATGATGATGATCATGATACAGAGGCCGAAATCCAAGACAGTCTGATACTTTCATTTGAACTATCAGAACCACTTTCCAGTGATTACTGTACGTGTGCCATTTGTGataccctcccttttcaaccctcgccgaggagggtcgcgcggattGTTGTAGTAACTTCCGTTATTAAATCCGCACCTGCAGtatttccttcctcccttaaaccaaGGGTGGTGGCTAATGCCAGCTCAGCTACTGAAGAAGTACTTTTTATGTTCTGA